From the genome of Helicobacter pylori:
TGTGGGGGTTTAGAACAATGCCTGGCGTGATGCCTGAATTTTTAATGAGTTGCAACACCCTGTGGGGGTGTTTTTCATTTTCTGCATGGATGCTGATGATTTGCGGGTTTAAAGGAGCGAACAATCCCACAAAAAAACTCGCATTTTCTACCATTAAATGCACATCTAAAGGCACTTTGCTCATTTTGGTAACATTCTCTAAAACCACAGGCCCCATGGTTAAATTAGGCACATAATGCCCATCCATCACATCCACATGCAAAAAATCAGCGTTACTCACGCTCTCTATCTCTTTGGCTAAATGCATAAAATCAGCGCTCAAAAGGCTCGGG
Proteins encoded in this window:
- the rpe gene encoding ribulose-phosphate 3-epimerase, whose protein sequence is MKVAPSLLSADFMHLAKEIESVSNADFLHVDVMDGHYVPNLTMGPVVLENVTKMSKVPLDVHLMVENASFFVGLFAPLNPQIISIHAENEKHPHRVLQLIKNSGITPGIVLNPHTHEESLKYLLESVGLVLLMSVNPGFGGQKFLDLVLEKCLKVKELIKRYNPSCLLEVDGGVNDKNIFELQQAGVDVVVSGSYIFKSKDRKLAIEGLQNVRQPLA